One Dysosmobacter welbionis DNA segment encodes these proteins:
- a CDS encoding DUF5711 family protein: MADTTNDIWNDNDGEEDEAPRKGGRLRRFGIFFLVLAAVLGVVLVAAYRDGTGFDALRRLCSYGSGEESTAEAQYDYDASDSNRFAVLGDSLVVLSDTKLQVLARGGEEIWSTSVRMSAPALETGGGRAVAYDVGGTELYVVDEGGEILTLTAPEDAPYFSARLNEDGWLAVTTELPGYKGGVTAYNSQGTEVFSLTASDRFVIDARVTDDDNTLAVVTLGQENSVFVSNMVLYSLETAGNVDPAADYDVTDGLVAAVGEQDGQLVTVSDTCLTYASPAGEVRATYSYAGSYLREYDLHGDGFTALLLNRYKSGGVGRLVTVDTDGQEIAALDVNEEILSISAAGRYLAVLYMDSVVIYTEELEIYAQLEGTDYARSVLMRQDGSALLLAAESAHLFLP, from the coding sequence ATGGCTGATACGACGAACGACATCTGGAACGACAACGACGGGGAAGAGGACGAGGCTCCCCGGAAGGGCGGACGGCTGCGCCGCTTTGGGATCTTCTTTCTGGTGCTGGCGGCGGTGCTGGGCGTGGTGCTCGTGGCCGCGTACCGGGACGGCACCGGCTTTGACGCCCTGCGGCGGCTGTGTTCCTACGGCAGCGGAGAGGAGAGCACTGCTGAGGCCCAGTACGACTACGACGCCTCCGACAGCAACCGCTTTGCCGTCCTGGGGGATTCCCTGGTGGTGCTCTCCGACACAAAGCTGCAGGTCCTGGCGCGGGGCGGAGAGGAGATCTGGTCCACATCCGTGCGGATGAGCGCCCCTGCCCTGGAGACGGGCGGCGGCCGGGCTGTGGCTTACGACGTGGGGGGCACAGAGCTGTATGTGGTGGACGAGGGGGGCGAGATCCTCACGCTCACCGCACCGGAGGACGCCCCCTATTTCTCCGCCCGGCTGAATGAAGACGGTTGGCTGGCTGTGACCACAGAACTGCCGGGCTACAAGGGCGGCGTCACCGCTTATAACAGCCAGGGGACGGAGGTGTTTTCACTCACCGCGTCGGACCGGTTTGTCATCGACGCCCGGGTGACAGATGACGATAACACTCTGGCGGTGGTGACCTTAGGCCAGGAGAACAGCGTGTTCGTCAGCAACATGGTACTTTACAGCCTGGAGACGGCAGGAAATGTAGACCCGGCGGCCGACTACGATGTGACCGACGGTCTGGTGGCTGCCGTCGGAGAGCAGGACGGCCAGCTGGTGACGGTGTCCGACACCTGCCTGACCTACGCGTCCCCGGCCGGGGAGGTGCGCGCTACCTACTCCTATGCCGGCAGCTATCTGCGGGAATACGACTTGCACGGGGACGGCTTCACCGCCCTGCTGCTGAACCGGTACAAGTCCGGCGGTGTGGGCCGGTTGGTGACGGTGGACACGGACGGGCAGGAGATCGCCGCCCTGGACGTGAACGAGGAGATCCTCAGCATCTCCGCTGCCGGACGGTATCTGGCGGTGCTGTATATGGACAGCGTGGTGATCTACACAGAGGAGCTGGAGATCTATGCTCAGCTGGAGGGCACGGACTACGCCCGGTCGGTTCTGATGCGCCAGGATGGCTCTGCCCTGCTGCTGGCGGCAGAGAGCGCCCACCTGTTCCTGCCTTGA
- the truA gene encoding tRNA pseudouridine(38-40) synthase TruA, with translation MRNIALKLMYNGTAYHGWQVQKNAVTVCGTLEKAIADICGGPVHLTGCGRTDAGVHAEHYIANFRTESRIPVDRLPFAVNTHTPEDIAVKEAFEVAEDFNAIGSCIKKEYTYRIYNSRFKNPFYVNRAYFYPKHLDEEFLNRAAGMFVGTHDFAAVRSVGTETKSTVRTIYYCDVTRNGDLLELKVCANGFLYNMVRAITGTVLYAAEGKFTPEDIPGILERGDRTAAGPTVPPGDCT, from the coding sequence ATGCGCAACATTGCCCTGAAACTCATGTACAACGGCACCGCCTACCACGGGTGGCAGGTGCAGAAGAACGCGGTCACCGTCTGCGGGACCCTGGAGAAGGCCATTGCTGACATCTGCGGCGGCCCGGTACACCTCACCGGCTGCGGACGCACCGACGCCGGTGTCCACGCGGAGCACTACATCGCCAACTTCCGCACGGAGAGCCGCATTCCCGTGGACCGGCTCCCCTTCGCCGTCAACACCCACACGCCGGAGGACATCGCGGTGAAGGAGGCCTTCGAGGTGGCGGAGGACTTCAACGCCATCGGCTCCTGCATCAAGAAGGAGTACACCTACCGCATCTACAACTCCCGGTTCAAGAACCCATTTTACGTCAACCGGGCCTACTTCTATCCCAAGCACCTGGACGAGGAATTCCTGAACCGGGCAGCGGGGATGTTCGTGGGCACCCACGACTTCGCGGCGGTGCGTTCCGTGGGCACGGAGACGAAGTCCACTGTCCGCACCATCTATTACTGTGACGTGACCCGGAACGGAGATCTGCTGGAATTGAAGGTCTGCGCCAACGGCTTTTTGTATAACATGGTACGGGCCATCACCGGCACCGTGCTGTACGCGGCGGAGGGCAAGTTCACCCCGGAGGACATCCCCGGCATTCTGGAGCGGGGGGACCGCACCGCCGCCGGTCCCACGGTGCCGCCGGGGGACTGTACCTGA
- a CDS encoding CvpA family protein, translating into MAVVLIAAVIYGAHRGLFRALAGLAVVIVALVGAAIIANTLAAPAARLVTPLIREQIETKVDEAMARQSQEVQMPEEDVDEGFAIEDLLALMGLDEDVRNSLASQTQEKIQDTGVSLVMAVVESLAQSILYAALFLVSFVGLTILLKLLIRAMDLVLQLPGLHLVNALGGAVIGLIEGALVLFLAIWVLRRFGVSFETDTVSATHILRFFATHTPLSALSLLQ; encoded by the coding sequence ATGGCTGTGGTTTTGATCGCTGCGGTCATCTACGGTGCCCACAGGGGCCTTTTCCGGGCCCTGGCGGGATTGGCGGTGGTGATCGTGGCCCTGGTGGGGGCGGCCATCATCGCAAATACCCTGGCCGCCCCGGCGGCCCGTCTGGTGACGCCCCTGATCCGGGAGCAAATCGAGACGAAGGTGGACGAGGCTATGGCCCGGCAGTCCCAGGAGGTCCAGATGCCGGAGGAGGACGTGGACGAGGGCTTCGCCATCGAGGACCTGCTGGCCCTGATGGGACTGGACGAGGACGTGCGGAACTCCCTGGCCAGCCAGACGCAGGAGAAGATCCAGGACACCGGCGTCTCCTTGGTCATGGCCGTGGTGGAGAGTCTGGCCCAGTCCATTCTCTATGCGGCGCTGTTCCTGGTCTCCTTCGTGGGACTGACGATCCTGCTGAAGCTGCTGATCCGGGCTATGGACTTGGTGCTGCAGCTGCCGGGGCTGCACCTGGTCAACGCCCTGGGCGGCGCCGTGATCGGCCTGATCGAGGGGGCCTTGGTGCTGTTTCTGGCCATCTGGGTTCTGCGGCGCTTCGGCGTCTCCTTTGAGACAGACACCGTCTCAGCCACCCATATTTTACGATTTTTTGCGACACACACGCCCCTGAGCGCGCTGTCGCTTCTGCAATGA
- a CDS encoding helix-turn-helix domain-containing protein, with product MYVTQDIADRIKWRLKEKGIRTKDMLSDLNMGINAISEFAKGKQMSCIALARIADYLDCSVDYLLGRTDNPAVNR from the coding sequence ATGTATGTTACACAAGACATTGCAGACCGCATTAAATGGCGCCTCAAAGAAAAAGGCATCCGCACAAAAGATATGCTGTCTGATTTGAACATGGGAATTAACGCGATATCAGAATTTGCAAAAGGCAAGCAAATGTCCTGTATTGCCCTTGCTCGCATCGCCGACTATCTGGACTGCTCTGTGGATTATCTGCTGGGGCGGACAGACAACCCGGCGGTCAACCGCTGA